A part of Oncorhynchus kisutch isolate 150728-3 linkage group LG2, Okis_V2, whole genome shotgun sequence genomic DNA contains:
- the LOC116356559 gene encoding proline-rich extensin-like protein EPR1 has protein sequence MIPHTCLSSPSSLSSPPSLSIPNPSLSSPSSLSSPPFPIHLQPLPFSPSSLSSPPSLSIPNPSLSSPSSLSSPPFPIHPQPLPFQPLFPIQPPSLSIPNPSLSSPSFLSSPPSLSISNPSLSSPSSLSSPPSPSLSISNPSLSSPSSLSSPPFPSLSIPNPSLSSPYTFLSSPPSLSIPNPSLSSPYTFLSSPPSLSIPNPSLSSPSSLSSPPSLSISNPSLSSPSSLSSPPSLSIPNTTLSFPPSLSSPNTSIQPQHLFSSPNRSLSSPNSSLSSPNTSLSSLNTSLSSPNTSLFSPTHSLFSPTHPLPIQPHPLPIQPQHLSIQPNTSLSSSNASLSSPNTSLSSPNTSLFSPTHSLSSPTHSLSSPNTSLSSPNTSLSSPNTSLFSPTHSLSSPNTSLSSPNTSLSIPNPSLSIPNPSLSSPNPSLSSPNPSVSSPNPSVSSPNPSLSSPNPSLSSPNPSLSSPNPSISNPSPLIPSPIPSLSNPNPSLSNPNPPHRYPKTQQYVVALSSLPEMGPPPFVPKTEASPW, from the exons ATGATCCCTCACACTTGCCTATCCAGCCCCTCTTCCCTATCCAGCCCCCCTTCCCTATCCATCCCCAACCCCTCCCTTTCCAGCCCCTCTTCCCTATCCAGCCCCCCCTTCCCTATCCATCTCCAACCCCTCCCTTTCAGCCCCTCTTCCCTATCCAGCCCCCCTTCCCTATCCATCCCCAACCCCTCCCTTTCCAGCCCCTCTTCCCTATCCAGCCCCCCCTTCCCTATCCATCCCCAACCCCTCCCTTTCCAGCCCCTCTTCCCTATCCAGCCCCCTTCCCTATCCATCCCCAACCCCTCCCTTTCCAGCCCCTCTTTCCTATCCAGCCCCCCTTCCCTATCCATCTCCAACCCCTCCCTTTCCAGCCCCTCTTCCCTATCCAGCCCCCCTTCCCCTTCCCTATCCATCTCCAACCCCTCCCTTTCCAGCCCCTCTTCCCTATCCAgcccccccttcccttccctatCCATCCCCAACCCCTCCCTTTCCAGCCCCTACACCTTCCTATCCAGCCCCCCTTCCCTATCCATCCCCAACCCCTCCCTTTCCAGCCCCTACACCTTCCTATCCAGCCCCCCTTCCCTATCCATCCCCAACCCCTCCCTTTCCAGCCCCTCTTCCCTATCCAGCCCCCCTTCCCTATCCATCTCCAACCCCTCCCTTTCCAGCCCCTCTTCCCTTTCCAGCCCCCCTTCCCTATCCATCCCCAACACCACCCTATCCTTTCCTCCTTCCCTATCCAGCCCCAACACCTCTATCCAACCCCAACACCTATTTTCCAGCCCCAACCGCTCTCTATCCAGCCCCAACAGCTCTCTATCCAGCCCCAACACCTCTCTATCCAGCCTCAACACCTCTCTATCCAGCCCCAACACCTCTCTATTCAGCCCCACCCACTCCCTATTCAGCCCCACCCACCCACTCCCTATCCAGCCCCACCCACTCCCTATCCAGCCCCAACACCTCTCTATCCAGCCCAACACCTCTCTATCCAGCTCCAACGCCTCTCTATCCAGCCCCAACACCTCTCTATCCAGCCCCAACACCTCTCTATTCAGCCCCACCCACTCCCTATCCAGCCCCACCCACTCCCTATCCAGCCCCAACACCTCTCTATCCAGCCCCAACACCTCTCTATCCAGCCCCAACACCTCTCTATTCAGCCCCACCCACTCCCTATCCAGCCCTAACACCTCTCTATCCAGCCCCAAcacctctctatccatccccaacccctctctgtctattcccaACCCCTCACTATCCAGCCCCAACCCCTCCCTATCCAG CCCCAACCCCTCCGTATCCAGCCCCAACCCCTCCGTATCCAGCCCCAACCCCTCCTTATCCAGCCCCAACCCCTCCTTATCCAGCCCCAACCCCTCACTATCCAGCCCCAACCCCTCCATATCCAACCCCTCTCCATTAattcccagccccatcccctccctGTCCAACCCCAACCCCTCTCTATCCAACCCCAACCCCCCCCATCGATATCCAAAGACTCAGCAGTACGTCGTTGCCTTGAGTTCATTACCAGAGATGGGACCTCCCCCTTTTGTTCCCAAAACCGAGGCCTCACCATGGTAA
- the LOC109880764 gene encoding testis-expressed protein 30, which translates to MEMFQEDSLNIIFGKKQIVAVRVVLSVPANVSAVRTAVIVTHGTGGDVNLKHLVSLARVLASNGLLCLRFACKGINLGYRVKAYNAVLEHLKYLKKFTIRQIFFVGRSLGARAASALARQLSVRPEDAVAGLVCLSFPLHPPGQTHAHRQRSEDLRGLPTEVPVLFLSGTADNMCEKILLEDVVKEMRCPTTVRWVEGGNHGLIVKGRTEESVQDELNAHVLSWILERIA; encoded by the exons ATGGAAATGTTTCAAGAG GACAGCTTGAACATAATTTTTGGTAAAAAACAAATCGTTGCTGTCAGAGTTGTGTTGAGCGTCCCTGCGAACGTAAGTGCTGTGCGGACTGCGGTCATCGTGACGCACGGGACTGGAGGGGACGTCAACCTAAAGCATTTGGTTTCTCTGGCCCGTGTGCTTGCGTCGAATGGTCTGCTATGTCTTCGCTTCGCGTGTAAAGGTATAAACCTGGGTTACAGAGTGAAGGCTTACAATGCTGTTTTG GAACACTTGAAATATCTTAAGAAATTCACAATCAGACAAATATTCTTTGTTG GACGTTCTCTAGGGGCTCGAGCTGCCTCTGCTCTGGCCAGGCAGCTCAGTGTTCGACCAGAAGATGCAGTAGCAGgtctcgtctgtctgtccttcCCCCTACACCCTCCAGGACAGACCCACGCCCATCGCCAGCGGAGCGAGGACCTCCGGGGGTTGCCTACGGAGGTGCCTGTGTTGTTTCTGTCTGGCACTGCAGACAACATGTGTGAGAAG ATCCTTCTAGAGGATGTCGTTAAAGAGATGAGATGTCCAACGACTGTTCGCTGGGTGGAAGGAGGCAACCATGGGCTCATAGTGAAGGGAAGGACGGAGGAGTCTGTCCAGGATGAACTCAACGCACATGTCTTATCATGGATTTTGGAACGAATTGCATGA